The sequence below is a genomic window from Agrobacterium tumefaciens.
CAGCGGGTAAGCGCGAGCACGATGACCACATTGGTCAGGCTCGCCCCCATGACCGCGACCGTGATGATGGCAAGCAGAATGGCCGGCACCGACAGCACGATATCGACAATCCGCATGATGATGGTTTCGACCCACCCGCGATAGAAAGCAGCCACCATACCGAGCACGCTTCCGAAAATGCCTGACAGGATGACGGACGCGAACGCGACCAGCAGCGATATCCGCGCCCCATAGATGAGCCGGCTGAACACGTCGCGACCGAGTTCGTCCGTTCCGAGCAGATAGGTAATGCCCCGGCTCTGGAAACCCGGTGGCTTCAGCCGCGCCAGGAGGTTCTGACTGTTAGGATCGGCAGGCGAAACGAGCGGAGCGAGGACCGCAATCAGCACCAGACAGAGCAGGATCGCGAAAAACGGCAGCACGTTCCAGGACCACCGGTCAGACCGGCGCGCCATCGGCTTTGGAGCGGATACGGCGCCGGCCATCATGCGTTCCCTTCGATGCGGATGCGCGGATCGATCAGGCTATAGAGAAGATCGGCCACCAGGTTCAAAAGTATGGCGGTTATGGCGCCGAGAAGGACGATGCCCTGAACCAGCATGAAGTCGCGGGCGCTGATCGCCTGTACCGTCAGCTGTCCGAGGCCCGGCCAGGCGAACACCGTCTCAACGATGACAGCTCCGGCCAGAAGGTTGGCTATTTCGAGCGCGGTCACCGTCACCACGGGGATCGCCGCGTTGCGTAGCAGGTGACGCGTCACGATGCGCATCATCGGCAGGCCCTTGGCATAGCCGGTGCGCACATAATCCTTTTCCAGTTCGTCCAGCACGGCGGTACGCGCAACGCGCGCAAAAGTGGCCATGGAAAGCAGGCCAAGGGCCAGCGACGGCATGATCAGGCTGGCCCAGTCACGCGCGCCGGAGGGCGGAAGCCAGCCGAGCCAGACAGCGAAGACCATGATCATAAGGATGGCGCTCCAGAAGGTCGGCATCGACTGTCCGGCCAGCACCACGCCCATCATCGCCTTGGCCTCGATTTTGCCCCGACGCACCGCCATGGCGACGCCCAGCGGGATGCCAAGGCCGAATGCGACCAGAAGCGCACCGCCGGCCAGCATCAGCGTATAGGGCAGGCGGCTGGCGATCAGCGTCCAGACCGGCACGTTCTGAACGTAGGAGCGACCGAGATCGAACGACATCAAAGCGCTCAGATACTCGATATACTGCACCATCAAAGGCCGGTCGAAACCAAGTGCAACCCGCATGGTGTCGATATCGGCCTGGGTGGCGTTCTGCGGCACCAGCAGCAGAACGGGATCCCCTGCGAGGCGCTGCAGGAAGAAGATCAAGGTCATGACGCCCAGAATGGCGATGAACGCCTGCAAAGCGCGCTTGAGGAAGAAAGCTGGCACCGGTGCTGTTCCGTCTGTTATTGGTTGCCGCAGGGTCTGACCACATCCGGCTGGACCCTGCAGAGCGGCTAGGAATTAGTCTTTCCAGTTCATGCGGTTGAGGAAGAGGCTCTCATTGGCGGTCGGCTGCCACTGAAGGCCCTTGGCCGCTCCGTAGATAATGGCGGCCTGATAGACCGGCACCAGCGGCACGTCGGTCGCAACCCATTCGGCAACAGCCTTGTAATCGCTCAGCCGCTGTTTCTCATTGAGGGTATTGCGGGCATTTTCGAGCAGCTTGTCGATCTGCGGGTTCCTGACCGACGACCATGAGCTGGAGGAATGCAGCAGCGGGAACAACACCCCGTCCACATCCTGGCAGGCGCAGGACCAGCGGCCGAAAGCGATGGAGGGCTGCGCGGCCGGCGCGCTTTGAACACGCTTGAGATAGGTGGCCATATCGGTCATCTCGATATTGACGGAAAGGCCCGTCTCGCCCACCATCTGCGCAATTGCCTGCACGACGCGTTGATCGAAAGATGGCGCAGTGGCGAAAGCGACCGCCTTGCCCGTGGCTCCGGCTTCACTGACCAGCCGCTTGGC
It includes:
- a CDS encoding ABC transporter permease — encoded protein: MARRSDRWSWNVLPFFAILLCLVLIAVLAPLVSPADPNSQNLLARLKPPGFQSRGITYLLGTDELGRDVFSRLIYGARISLLVAFASVILSGIFGSVLGMVAAFYRGWVETIIMRIVDIVLSVPAILLAIITVAVMGASLTNVVIVLALTRWPRYARVAYGQTLSVANMPYVRLSRFMGAGWFRLLRRHILPNIAGGLIVVATLEFGLMVLFEAGLSFLGLGVQPPTASWGAMLSTGRNYVGTAWWIATFPGLALFLLVLSINLIGDNVRDRLDPRGR
- a CDS encoding ABC transporter permease — translated: MPAFFLKRALQAFIAILGVMTLIFFLQRLAGDPVLLLVPQNATQADIDTMRVALGFDRPLMVQYIEYLSALMSFDLGRSYVQNVPVWTLIASRLPYTLMLAGGALLVAFGLGIPLGVAMAVRRGKIEAKAMMGVVLAGQSMPTFWSAILMIMVFAVWLGWLPPSGARDWASLIMPSLALGLLSMATFARVARTAVLDELEKDYVRTGYAKGLPMMRIVTRHLLRNAAIPVVTVTALEIANLLAGAVIVETVFAWPGLGQLTVQAISARDFMLVQGIVLLGAITAILLNLVADLLYSLIDPRIRIEGNA